From Coraliomargarita parva, one genomic window encodes:
- a CDS encoding type II toxin-antitoxin system HigB family toxin codes for MRMVKVLTLDDYAKAHARASSSLKIWQAIVQSASWSCFNDVRATFGSADMVRLPNGRSIVVFNIAGNEYRLITAIHFTPQNPRRGRVYIREFLTHAEYDKNDWKERH; via the coding sequence ATGCGAATGGTTAAGGTTTTGACGCTGGACGACTATGCGAAGGCACACGCCAGAGCATCAAGTTCACTAAAAATCTGGCAAGCCATCGTCCAATCAGCCTCATGGAGCTGCTTCAACGATGTTCGGGCAACCTTCGGTAGCGCTGATATGGTCCGACTGCCGAATGGACGCTCAATCGTCGTTTTCAATATAGCCGGCAACGAGTATCGATTAATAACCGCCATTCACTTTACACCCCAAAATCCCAGACGGGGGCGCGTCTATATTCGTGAATTTCTAACGCACGCCGAATACGACAAGAACGACTGGAAAGAAAGGCACTGA
- a CDS encoding AraC family transcriptional regulator, with protein sequence MAKASETFPNKRPCILLALGWYSSAIHRGIARYARKANWILDAGMARNGRIPSSRQFDGVISLLSDDLPLLEFVRSCRKPVVNIGDVQVPGIHTVHCDDEAIGQMAAKHFISRGFRHAAFFLGSESASSNKRMRAFEKAMTHSGASFHKIDASLLRSSKLDPSIDEHELTSRLGDTLMQLPRPLSVFSEYDEVAIEVLYACHKMGIPVPEQVAVLGVDNDPLFCDFAPVPLSSIDNNQEAEGYHAAALLDQFLQGKKNVAGKTSIAPLGVATRLSTDILAVDNPHVATALHHIWQNFTKPINAKTVAATVPITYRRLHDAFQESLGRTIAEEITLKRLEKAQQLLLDTQLRAHEIAERSGFSSEDRMGRVFRRILNQSPLEFRKTESIRQNT encoded by the coding sequence ATGGCCAAAGCCTCTGAGACATTCCCCAATAAACGCCCCTGTATCTTGCTGGCGCTAGGCTGGTACTCTAGCGCCATCCATCGTGGGATTGCGCGCTATGCACGGAAGGCGAACTGGATTCTCGACGCCGGCATGGCACGGAATGGGCGTATTCCTAGCTCCCGACAATTTGACGGCGTGATCTCACTGTTGAGCGATGACCTCCCTCTCCTGGAATTTGTCCGCAGCTGCAGGAAGCCCGTCGTCAATATCGGGGACGTGCAGGTACCGGGTATCCATACCGTACATTGCGATGACGAAGCCATCGGGCAAATGGCGGCCAAGCATTTCATCAGCCGGGGCTTTCGGCATGCCGCCTTTTTTCTAGGTTCGGAGAGTGCCTCGTCCAACAAGCGCATGCGCGCCTTCGAGAAAGCCATGACGCATTCAGGAGCTTCGTTTCACAAAATCGATGCTAGCTTGCTCAGGTCGTCAAAGTTGGACCCTTCGATCGATGAGCATGAGCTCACGAGCCGGCTCGGCGACACCCTCATGCAGCTCCCCCGCCCTTTGTCGGTTTTCTCCGAATATGACGAAGTCGCTATCGAGGTCTTGTACGCCTGCCACAAGATGGGCATCCCCGTGCCGGAACAAGTCGCTGTCCTGGGCGTGGACAATGATCCCCTCTTCTGTGACTTCGCGCCGGTCCCCTTATCCAGCATCGACAACAACCAGGAAGCCGAAGGCTATCATGCCGCCGCCCTGCTCGACCAGTTCCTGCAAGGCAAAAAAAATGTGGCAGGAAAAACCTCCATTGCACCGCTGGGCGTGGCCACACGCCTCAGTACCGATATCCTCGCGGTCGACAATCCCCACGTCGCCACCGCCCTCCACCACATCTGGCAGAACTTTACCAAGCCCATCAATGCGAAGACGGTCGCCGCCACCGTCCCGATTACCTATCGCCGCCTGCACGATGCCTTCCAGGAGTCCCTGGGACGCACCATCGCCGAGGAAATTACCCTCAAGCGGCTGGAGAAAGCCCAGCAGCTCTTGCTCGACACACAGCTCCGGGCCCACGAAATCGCCGAACGCAGCGGCTTCTCCAGTGAGGACCGTATGGGACGCGTCTTCCGGCGCATCCTCAACCAGAGCCCGCTCGAATTCAGAAAGACCGAAAGTATCCGGCAGAATACTTGA
- a CDS encoding AraC family transcriptional regulator encodes MNAQDNETGIEAGTQALIDCIARLTEQGERHSTAIPGLGLFKRECESEPTTGLYEPSICMVAQGAKHVLLGDDKLVYDPRNYLLTSLHLPTVVQVREASPEKPYYGLRLKLDLKEVAQMMVDSELPAPRAQQPNLGMETGEVTKPLLDAVVRLVQLLEHEEDIPILAPIIQKEIVYRLLIGNQGMRLRQIASSGSQSHQVSKAILWLKDNYTQPLKVDDLAQEVGMSTSTFHHHFRTMTALSPLQYQKQLRLQEARRLMLLERKDAATAAFEVGYESPSQFSREYSRQFGAPPVRDIMNLRQLAAS; translated from the coding sequence ATGAACGCACAGGATAACGAAACCGGCATCGAGGCGGGGACACAGGCCCTGATCGACTGCATTGCCCGATTGACCGAGCAGGGAGAGCGGCACAGCACCGCGATTCCGGGCTTGGGGCTCTTTAAACGGGAGTGCGAGTCCGAGCCGACGACCGGTCTCTACGAGCCGAGCATCTGCATGGTGGCGCAAGGGGCCAAGCACGTGCTCTTGGGGGATGACAAGCTCGTCTATGATCCCCGGAACTATCTGCTCACGTCATTGCACCTGCCGACGGTCGTGCAAGTCCGCGAGGCCAGCCCCGAGAAGCCCTATTACGGGCTGCGGCTGAAACTCGACCTCAAGGAAGTCGCACAAATGATGGTGGACAGCGAGCTGCCGGCACCCCGGGCACAACAACCCAACCTTGGGATGGAAACCGGCGAAGTCACCAAACCGCTGCTCGACGCGGTGGTGCGACTGGTGCAGCTACTTGAACACGAAGAAGACATTCCCATTCTCGCTCCGATTATTCAGAAGGAAATCGTCTATCGCCTCCTCATCGGCAATCAGGGCATGCGCCTGCGACAGATCGCCAGCTCCGGTTCGCAAAGCCATCAGGTCTCGAAAGCCATACTCTGGCTCAAGGACAATTACACCCAACCGCTCAAAGTGGATGATCTGGCCCAGGAAGTCGGCATGAGCACCTCGACCTTCCATCATCATTTCCGGACGATGACGGCTCTGAGCCCCCTGCAGTACCAGAAGCAGCTGCGCCTGCAGGAAGCCCGCCGTCTCATGCTGCTGGAGCGCAAAGACGCAGCCACTGCCGCCTTCGAGGTGGGCTATGAAAGCCCCTCCCAGTTCAGCCGTGAATACAGTCGTCAATTCGGCGCACCGCCGGTCCGGGATATCATGAATCTGCGCCAACTGGCGGCTTCGTGA
- a CDS encoding glycosyl hydrolase family 28-related protein codes for MSHLKKTLLLAACLYTGVASFASNLSSTVLNVRDFGALGDGVHDDAAAFNQALFELKKVEGPKTLLVPGGSYLLDPLPGTPANGGHLNVLSEKDLTIRGEAGTLLLFGSAYHNGIVVNGGENVTLESIAVDYKPLPFTQGLIESVDTQKRQIVFKLDAGYPRVSEPHMSGKSTKNIAYIFRPKTALKMPEFYDQYVETVEELEGDRVRLTTRNPVEAAFVGNKIAMVARRKADAIVFSSSRNCFATKLTVHSSPALAYGIRNCGLVTLDGCKIIQPEGSNRLMTSNADGIHVKWGDQGPIIQNCWLQGMGDDSVNIGGTYERIVDKPDARTLIIAVHGSFRAHNDIQIVWAKNGEMESLVECTKVGFATIDGKRYMKLSFVEDLPESIQTVKAVGMKDADLIINMDQVPVNPVIRNNFFGRHRMRGILMRSPGAIIEGNRFEDLRGEGIRLGHHFGGRVEGPNGAHAIIRDNTFVNIRASNIVLADGGPTQKTESHARSIKNVVIANNRFSLYGQKIGYDPSGMAGNVLSVSTCDGVLIEDNVIDFPHPDAVKNTLVKINHASNVTIHDLIVEGELAPPSEWLELGDDVDADTIQVDQSRF; via the coding sequence ATGTCTCATCTGAAAAAAACTCTGCTCCTCGCTGCGTGCCTATACACGGGCGTCGCCTCCTTTGCATCGAACTTGTCGTCCACGGTGCTGAACGTTCGCGATTTTGGTGCCTTGGGGGATGGCGTGCATGATGATGCGGCTGCTTTTAACCAAGCCCTCTTCGAGCTTAAGAAAGTGGAAGGTCCCAAGACACTATTGGTGCCGGGTGGAAGCTACCTGTTAGACCCGCTTCCCGGCACGCCGGCGAATGGAGGGCATCTCAATGTCCTCAGCGAAAAGGATCTTACGATCCGGGGGGAAGCCGGGACGCTGTTGCTATTCGGTTCCGCCTATCACAATGGCATCGTCGTGAACGGTGGGGAAAATGTGACTCTCGAATCGATCGCTGTGGACTATAAGCCGCTGCCATTTACGCAGGGCCTAATCGAATCCGTTGACACACAAAAGCGTCAGATCGTCTTCAAGCTGGATGCCGGCTACCCGCGTGTCAGCGAACCGCATATGTCCGGTAAATCCACGAAGAACATCGCTTACATTTTTAGGCCTAAAACCGCTTTGAAGATGCCTGAGTTCTACGACCAATACGTCGAGACGGTGGAGGAGCTGGAGGGGGACCGTGTTCGTTTGACAACCCGCAATCCGGTAGAGGCAGCATTTGTCGGCAACAAGATTGCCATGGTGGCACGTCGTAAGGCGGACGCCATCGTCTTTTCCAGTTCACGCAATTGCTTTGCCACCAAGCTGACCGTCCACTCCTCGCCGGCGCTGGCTTACGGGATCCGGAATTGCGGCTTGGTGACACTCGATGGCTGCAAGATCATCCAGCCGGAGGGTTCCAATCGCCTGATGACTTCGAATGCCGATGGCATTCATGTGAAGTGGGGCGACCAGGGCCCGATTATCCAAAACTGCTGGCTGCAAGGGATGGGAGATGACTCGGTGAATATCGGCGGCACCTACGAGCGGATTGTCGATAAGCCGGATGCCCGGACTTTGATCATCGCCGTGCACGGTTCTTTCCGTGCGCATAATGACATTCAAATTGTCTGGGCGAAAAATGGGGAAATGGAATCCCTCGTCGAATGCACCAAGGTTGGTTTTGCCACTATCGATGGGAAGCGCTACATGAAACTGAGCTTTGTCGAAGACCTGCCGGAATCGATCCAGACTGTCAAAGCGGTCGGCATGAAGGATGCCGATCTGATCATCAACATGGATCAGGTTCCGGTGAATCCGGTCATCCGAAACAATTTCTTCGGGCGTCACCGTATGCGGGGTATCCTGATGCGGAGCCCCGGGGCCATCATCGAGGGTAATCGCTTCGAAGACCTGAGGGGGGAGGGGATACGACTCGGACATCATTTCGGAGGTCGAGTTGAAGGCCCCAATGGAGCCCACGCAATCATCCGAGATAACACCTTTGTGAACATTCGTGCGAGCAACATTGTTTTGGCGGATGGCGGGCCCACTCAGAAGACTGAAAGTCATGCACGTTCGATTAAGAATGTGGTGATTGCCAATAACCGGTTCAGCCTGTATGGCCAGAAGATCGGTTATGATCCGAGTGGAATGGCCGGCAACGTTTTGTCCGTCTCAACCTGCGATGGAGTGTTGATCGAAGACAATGTGATCGACTTTCCGCACCCGGATGCGGTGAAGAATACATTGGTGAAGATCAATCATGCCTCAAATGTGACGATTCATGATCTGATCGTAGAAGGTGAGCTGGCGCCCCCATCCGAATGGTTGGAACTGGGAGACGACGTGGATGCGGACACGATCCAGGTCGATCAGTCTCGATTCTAA
- a CDS encoding type II secretion system protein, whose product MNLSFSIPCESLPAKQKAFTLIELLMCIAVIAVLSALLIAQMPKLRLKSESVKTISNMRQIVAAMGLYANDHNGVLLPQYNSSGSDKETWRQRVIFQEGYIRDYEIFNNPTNRRLRDGGGLGGGNMFVTGSGKNTSFSSGWKIYTEWKIGAAVVTPETMYSDLNVPILWDHRADRLWTGNKMTTFDGNSGGHFAYADGEVRLIGPPSHVIRGEPDFN is encoded by the coding sequence ATGAACCTATCTTTTTCCATCCCGTGTGAGTCATTACCTGCCAAGCAGAAGGCATTTACGTTGATTGAGCTGCTAATGTGCATTGCCGTGATCGCAGTCTTATCGGCCTTGTTGATTGCACAGATGCCGAAGCTGCGATTGAAGAGCGAATCGGTCAAAACCATCTCGAATATGCGCCAGATTGTTGCAGCGATGGGTCTGTATGCAAACGACCACAATGGCGTCTTGCTACCGCAGTACAACTCTTCCGGTTCGGACAAGGAGACGTGGCGCCAGCGGGTGATTTTCCAGGAAGGCTACATACGGGATTACGAAATCTTCAATAACCCGACAAATCGCAGACTCCGGGACGGTGGCGGACTGGGAGGCGGGAACATGTTTGTTACAGGCTCGGGCAAGAACACGAGCTTCTCTTCAGGTTGGAAGATCTACACGGAATGGAAGATCGGGGCCGCTGTCGTGACGCCCGAGACGATGTACTCGGACTTGAATGTTCCGATCCTTTGGGACCACCGTGCGGATCGCTTGTGGACTGGAAATAAGATGACAACCTTTGATGGCAATTCCGGTGGCCATTTTGCCTATGCTGATGGAGAAGTCCGTTTGATCGGGCCACCCAGTCACGTGATTCGCGGCGAACCGGACTTTAACTAG
- a CDS encoding helix-turn-helix domain-containing protein: MSTQTLQPDKLPTTYEGLFRIHTLKPIHDSVGYENACEILDALSGLELNKEQSEYLEVLSILVEAYEKDCGEMAKVSGVDALRYLCEENNLSGSKLAEMLGVSRALGVKLLAGERNLTIAHIGKLAERFKVSPELFIK, encoded by the coding sequence ATGAGCACACAAACACTACAACCAGACAAGCTACCAACTACTTACGAGGGCCTGTTTCGCATTCACACCTTAAAGCCGATACATGACTCAGTGGGCTATGAGAACGCCTGCGAGATACTAGATGCCCTCAGCGGACTGGAACTAAATAAAGAGCAATCGGAATACCTTGAGGTACTCAGCATCTTGGTAGAAGCTTACGAGAAAGATTGCGGCGAAATGGCAAAGGTAAGCGGCGTCGATGCTTTGCGCTACCTGTGCGAGGAAAATAACCTCAGCGGCAGCAAACTCGCTGAGATGCTTGGAGTTTCCCGAGCACTCGGTGTCAAGCTGCTTGCAGGAGAACGCAACTTGACAATCGCGCATATTGGCAAACTTGCAGAGCGTTTCAAGGTGTCACCTGAGCTGTTTATCAAATAA